In the Arachis hypogaea cultivar Tifrunner chromosome 20, arahy.Tifrunner.gnm2.J5K5, whole genome shotgun sequence genome, CCAAGTCAtctaaaaaaaagtcaaatgtATTGACAAATAAAGTGTTTTAGTTATGTctttttagaaaattttgagaTTCACTAATTGTAATGTTGTACAAAATAGAATTACAGTTAAATATATTTGTGCTACTACAGTTAATAATTAtgctaaaaaaaaatatatttttttacttatgaatattttttaatatttatttggtATCAATATTTTAGAAATTTAGATATATAAATAATGATTTTTATAATACAAAGATCTCTTAAATTTAGTAGATATTATTATGATTTATGCATCATATTGATATAAGGTAACATGGTATTATAAgttaatgattaaataatgttattttttatgatattttagtgttaaaataaaatcttttaatatatattttattattttttatattatttatttattaattatttttaataatattttattattctaattaataaaaatattataacacgttggtttttaaaaaaaataaaaatattcgaaatgactattttaaaattttttaaaaactattttgagaattttaaatttttcgagactgctttatataaattttaaaaaaattaaaaaattaattatttttcaaaataatttttttactttatttttaaactttttttttttttgaaaactggaGTAAGTTCCCCCACGCCATAAACGAAGTTGCAAATTTTGTTGAAGTTTGGTTAGTGTtagtttgggcgccattattttgataaaataagatctttttttaatgaaACTTCGTTtggtaaatttcttattttttagcggtaaatttctagtaataaaagtaaaagtattagaaaaatcaaaaaaatatcttttttgagaagctgtaatttacatctttttttaaaagatattttttctctaaaaaaagatgtttttcatgtaataaataaacaaaaaagtacttttatattgttatattcaaacataattaataaataaaaagatctttttgcatgagatatccaaacataaaattacttttattttttcataagatcttttaaaaaaagataacatcttttcttaaaaactcacccaaacaaacTTTTTCTATAACAGTGAACTTGATTAAAACTAACAAGTATGCTTATTAATGCCataaatttgttcttatttttgttCAATTTGGATCATTCACATCAACAACAATTATCGTTAgtgactaataaaaaaaattatattatctaataaaaataCATGTGAAAAactattttatgtattttaaattaaacaaaattgtCCAATTTTAAAAATGTTCGAACTGATGTCAATGATTTgggtaattagtttttttttttttccttaatatATTTTCATTCAGGTGACCATGTTATGGGCAGAGTGGCGTGACGCGCTGCTGCTGAATGATAGCTATCCTATCGCTATCACTCAGTAAGAGATTTGATTCTTCCCATTACGTTTTgtctactttcttcttcttcttctttttctaataGCAAATCAGTTAAACCTTTCAGGGTTTCAACTTCAAAACTATGATAATTGCGTGTTCAAATTAGAGTCCAAGTTAGTCAGTGTGTGTTCGTGCTAATTAGTTCTTATGGCATACAAATCGCTGACTTCAATCACCGTCTCGGACATTGAATCCGTTGGGATTTCAACTGAGGTTGCTTCCGCCTTCCACCGCCGCCTCAAAGAAATCATTGCAACCCATGGAGCTGGCACTCCTGCCACGTGGCACAACATCACAAACACCATTCTCACCCCTGACCTTCCCTTCTCCTTCCACCAGATGCTCTACTATGCTTGCTACATCGATTTTGGACCTGACCCGCCCGCTTGGATACCCGACCCGTATGCTATGCACCTTCTCGCTTTTAAGTTTTAATTGCTTCATTTTATTCATGTTGTTGATTCATACTTACGCTTGTGATTCTATTAATATCTGTCATTTTCAGAGTAAATCCCCAAAGTGCTCCTGACATTCATGCCGTGCACCGATTTGGTCCTGAAGTTCCAATGGCATCATTGTCTTCTGTGAGATTGAGTTTCGGGTACCATAGTGTTCCTCAACCCATTTCCATAATTACGTCGTTTTGATAGTTGTGGGCATGTAAAACGATTTGCACACACACTTTGATTGGGCGCCAAAAGCAAAGGACCTCGTTTCACTATTGTCCAGCATGGCAATGGAGTGCTAGCTCATCACTCCGTTTGCTGACTCACTGTCACCAAGGGGTCGAGGGACCACCATAGTGCCCAGAGCTCAATTTCGGGAACGAGTGGATGCCAATAGTGCACTTGGAATCAGGGACCAAACCGGAGCACGTCATGAATCTCAGGACTACTATTTAGTCgtcattttgaaaatttggtagaTTTATAACTTGAACACTGGTACAAATCGTATCTAGATATATTGAATTGTTAACGTATCAAATTTTCATAGACTCTGGTTTTGATATGATATTTACTAAGGGCCTTGTTTGCtgtattaattattatgtaaGATTTGGGATTACATGTCATAATCTGTGCATTGCAATGATTTATGTTAAGAAATTAAAGCTCCTGAacctttttacttttttttttttaatttctcattTCATGTGTAATTAGGGAATGTGCTCTTTCAACAAATGTTGGCCAGTTACTAGAGAGGAGGGGTAAAGAGTTTCTGGGTTCAGCATATAAGGATCCTATTTCGAGTTTTTCTGATTTCCAAAAATTCTCAGTATCAAACCCTGAGGTCCTAACCAGGATAATCTCAAGACTTTGTTTTGTACTTTAGTTAAATTTTCTTGTGAGTTGGCAGCGTTGTCATTGTTGATGtgtatgatttcaggtattttggaAAAATGTGCTGGATGAAATGAACATATCATTTTCCACACCACCTGAATGCATCTTGCGAGAAAATCTCCTGGGAGAAAGCTCGCTATCACACCCGGGTGGTCAGTGGCTTCCTGGAGCATCAATTAATCCAGCAAAGAATTGCTTAGTTGAAAATGCCAAGAGAAGTTTGAATGATACAGCAATAATATGGCGGGATGAAAATCATGATGATCTCCCTGTGGAAAGGATGACATTTAAGGAATTGCAGGAAGAGGTTTGGTATGCTGTAAATAGTTTCTCCCTTCATGATTAGCTTCCTGTGCTTTTTGCTGTAGTTGTATTGTATAAACTTATCTTCAATCCATGACATTTTAAAACAGagattttaaattatactacTGTGTTCTGAGCACCTCAAGTTGTTTAATTTCATCTTCAAATCTTTTGTCAAAATTCCTTTGGCGGCAGATGGCCATAAAAAACTTTTTGGTACCATGGTTCATAGCTTGTGTTGCAGTTTACAGCTTAGAAAATTGTCAGGATAGGCCTGCACTTGGAAAGTACAAAATTCAAGTTTCTGGTTTGTGTGTTTTGAATATTTAGGCTTGAACTAATGCTATCCAAACGAAAACCAAGTCTTGTATATGGGGTCAGCTACAAGGTTGGAACCAAATCTAACTGAAGAGATGTAGCTGGTAGCCTTATGCTGTAGCTTTTTCCAACCATTGTAGCATCCTAAAGGATAATTGTTTTAGATTCTTTAGCTTCATTGTTTTATTAGGGGGAGAAAATGAAAATCTTTTGCTTCTGTGAACTTTTCAGGTTGGTTGCATATGCTCTTGAAGCACTGGCTCTGGAGAAGGGATCTGCAATTGCAATTGATATGCCAATGCATGTCAAATCAGTGGTTATCTACCTGGCCATTGTTCTTGCAGGTTATGTTGTTGTATCAATTGCTGATAGTTTTGCAGCAGGTGAAATATCAACCAGGCTTAATATATCAAATGCTAAAGTCATATTTACCCAGGTTGACTCCCTCTTCCTTCTGGTCAATCTTGGCTTTTCAGGTGTTTGAGTGTTTTATTTATTGAGGTAATGCCCAGAATAGTCCCTGAAATTCCCAACACGCTCAGTTATGTCCCTAACTTTTTAAAATGACCAAATAAATCCCTCAAGTTGCAAAACGTGAATCTCCGTTAGTCCTTTTGTCAACTGACGTTAGTGATATGCTGATGTGGACTGTTAACTGCCACATTGGCTGTATGATATAGACTGTGATGTGGACACCACAATAATATGTTCAAAATGGTATTTCAAATTGTTTGTTTATACTCAATTCAAACCTATCACTAATTTTTAATCCCTAAAGCCCCAAATCTGAGAATCAGCTTCTCTTATCCTTCGTTCGAGAGGAACCAAGTTCTTTGTTATCTTCTCTCATGTTTCGAATTTTTTATGGTGTCTTATAATTTATTGGTTGAGTTATTACCTTGTACTGGCATGGGAAGTTAGTTAAAATATCCTAGTAGGGATTTATAGGACACGACTGACTCTTACTGAACCATTGCAGACAGACCAACTTGTTTTTTTGTTGTGAATTTTCTTTCACTCCCGTAAAGTTTGGCGACTAGACATTTTTTCCGATCCTTGTTCATTTTATGCATTTCCCCCTTCAAAGACTATTAGACATTAGTTAGGAGCTTTCCCATAAAACTCCCCCATCCTCCTCGCACTTTTTCTAAGATTATAATTTCAGGCATATGAAATTTTCAAGTTTTAATCACTTAGTTTGAAAGAAGGTACATTCAATGTTTTGCCATAGTCTTGAAATACTATGTTACAAAAAGGTAATATTATGTATGCATGTGTTAAGCATGGTGACTATGCATCTTATGCTAAATCCAACTGGAAAATGCATACTACATTGTCGGTCCAGCAGAGGAATAATTGGAGCGATTCTATGCTGTGCAAAGCGGTGCCTAGGGTTAGCCCATCAAGCATCTTGGTGAGGAAACAAAACCCGATCTGAGCTCTCACACCGAAGTGAACATCCTCTCTGCCACATTGAGCACAATGCTTGGTGGTATGCCTTTCCTTTGTTAGTCTCTCGAAAAATAATGTGTTCTAATTCATCCCGGTTATAGTTGACGTCGTTACAGCTCTGAACTACCTCGCATCGCAGAAGTACGATCCTCAAATTCATCTTGTACAGGGCTCTAGAAGAGGTTCGAATTCTCCAAAAGCACGAAGGGACAATGACGGTAATGAGAATGAGTCAGAGAAATCTGTAAACTAGGAAAGGTAGGTTAGATTGGTATATTTGTCTCTGTTCATAATGTGATTGTCGGAAAATCCTTGCACTTGACAGAGCCAAGGGTGCCAGAGTGGAGCCCCTGCTAGACGATCAAGACAGCAATGAAGGAGATGAATccatgaggaagaaggaagaggtTTTGTGGGGGACCAAAGAGGGGATATAATTTGACGAAGGTAGGAGGAATGCGACGTCGTCTTGATCTTTTTTAGCTTCCACCCCAAAACGATGTTGCATTCCATTGTGCCATGTAAGCACCTAACTGTACGTCAGCATTGTGTTAACAATCTTTCAACTAGGGACCAACGGAGATTCACATTTTGCAACTCGAGGAATGTATTTGGTCATTTTAAAAAATCGGGGACATAACAGAAGCGCGTTGAGAATTTCAAGGATCAATTTGGGCATTAcctctttatttatttaaaataggaAACAAATCTGTTTATTGCGATTTGCAAAATTGTCTAGTTTCCTTTCCTGCTTAGTATGTTACTACATTAAATAGCTCTATGTAAATCTATTCTATCTTTATGCCATCCATTTAAAATATGGTAAGTGGACCTAGAAGTCAGTTTTATTCATGATGTTTCAGTGTCGGCTATTATTGGTTGTAGCTGGATTCAGTTTTGTGGCCAATTGCATGTCACAGTTGTTGACTTTTTCCTGTTTGTTACTTCCATTTATCCTCGTTATTTTTCAGGATCTCATTATTCGTGGTGATAAAAGCATCCCTCTGTACAGGTTAAAATATGTGTTACTTTAGTAGAATTGAAGGATCTCTTTCTTGGTTCTCATATGTTTGGTGTCTCATATTGTTCTCTCACAAATGCAGTAGAGTTGTCGAAGCCAAGTCACCTTTGGCAGTAGTTATCCCTACCAGAGGCTCTGAGTTTAGCATGGAATTACGCAATGGTGACTTTTCTTGGCATGATTTTCTGGACAGAGCCAACAGTCTAAAGTATGCACTTAACGTTAGAATTTTTAAGAGATGTAAAATTCATTTGAAATGTTTAATAAAATTGTGGTATAGCTGAGATGTCTTTGTTTCTGTTACTGTATTTCATGTGAGCTGAATTATGCTGAGTCCATATTTTAAAGCTCTTCAGCATGAATAGTCTCAGTTGTTTATGATGATCTGTTGGAATTCTCAATCTTCTTTTCTGTCATGCAACACAGAGGCAAGGAATTCGTAGCTGTAGAACAACCAGGAGAAGCATTTACAAACATTCTCTTCTCTTCTGGAACAACAGGTTCGTTAAGTTTTGTATTTGGGCCTAAAAGAGGGCATATTTAGATGAAAAGATCTGGTACTAATAATGGAAATTTGATGGAAAGGATTAATATGCtgtttacatttaattttttatttcttgggGACAGCGTTCTCCTTGTCAAAAGTTATCTcaataatattttgtatataagTTGTTTTGAACATGAAATGAGCTAATGAAAACACAAGTTAATTTCAAGACTAAATTCATCATGTGAAGTTAATACATTGTCATCTACTTGGGTGGTATAGGTGAACCAAAGGCCATTCCATGGACAAATATTACTCCTCTGAAAGCTGCTGAAGATGCATGGTGCCACTTGGACATTCGTAAAGGTGATGTAGTTTCCTGGCCCACTAATCTTGGATGGATGATGGGTCCATGGCTCGTATATGCATCATTGATCAATGGAGCTTCGATGGCCCTGTATAATGGATCCCCTCTTGGATCTGGTTTTGCCAAATTTGTACAGGTATAAAAGCTCACTCTGCTGTTTAAATTTTTAAGAGCCTTTGTTTTCTTGTTCATTATCCAGTCTCATTTTCAGAAGGTAGGATGCACAGGTAGAAAACACGGCACGGAAATTTATAGATGAACTACATGATATTCATCTTCTGTAACTATTCCTTTTACagtttttgttgatctttctctgCCTCTTGTTATTAGCTTACTCCCCATTtgatttattattcttattacacCACATATGACCAAATCATACAACCTAAACTCCTGAATGTAACCATATGTTAGTTTTCCTTTACAGCAACTCTTATAATCCAAAAATTGGCATGCCACAAATTCAGTCAACCTTTTCTTGCACTTGATTTTCTTCTTTTCCAAAAGACAAAAGTAGAAAATACATAAtatctatccttttattttttaggTCACTAGATTGTTTGTTTTATAGTTTCCTTCCAACTGAATGCTTATGTACCCTGTATAGGATGCCAAAGTAACTATGCTTGGCGTAATTCCAAGCATTGTTCGTAGTTGGAAAAGTGCAAATTCCACATCTGGCTATGATTGGTCTACTATCCGGTGAGTACTAGCTGAATCTACTTCCTTTATTAGTAGCATGTGAATGTGGATCTCATTTATGACTATTAAGTACTTTATCGAAACTACTATTTGAATGATATAGGTGCTTTGGTTCTACTGGAGAAGCATCTAATGTAGATGAATACCTTTGGCTGATGGGGAGAGCTCTTTACAAGCCTGTAATTGAATATTGTGGCGGTACAGAAATTGGAGGTGGATTCATTACTGGCTCATTACTACAACCTCAATCACTAGCTGCTTTCAGCACACCTGCTATGTGCTGCAGTTTGTTTATTTTGGATGAGGAAGGCCATCCTATTGTAAGTGCTACTCATTCAATTTTACTTTCTAGTTCATATATTATGTCTCTCACAAGTCAAAATTATCAGTCTTAGTATCATAGGCTTGTGAACAATACAGTTCTAACAGGCCTTTAAGTGTTGTTCCAATTCCTGAAGTTCTTTTCTTACCGAGTTCTCTGAAACTAAACAAAATTCAATGCTCACATTTCTTTTTTCTTGGGAAAACTAACGCTCATGATAAATAACTTGAGTTTATGTTCGATCTTCTTTATGTTGCAGCCACAAGATGTTCCAGGAATGGGTGAATTGGCTCTTGGTCCCATCATGTTTGGGGCTTCAATTACTCTGCTAAATGCTGACCATTATGATGTCTACTTTAAGGGAATGCCTGTTTATAATGGAAAGGTAGGATATTATTCTTTTCAGTGTGGCAACCATTATCTGTGATAGCTTTAACGCTTACAGCTGAATTTCTTCACTCAGGTTTTGCGGAGGCATGGAGATGTATTTGAGCGTACTGCGAAAGGATACTATCATGCGCACGGTCGTGCAGATGATACAATGAACCTTGGGGGAATAAAGGTAGTAAACTTAGTAgttgttcttgttatttttaGTAATACAAAGAATGTTAGATAAATATACATCTAAGCCAAATCTAAAACAGTTATCCTAATCCATATACAGTGTACCACTTTTATGAGCTTTGTTAATTTTGATGCCTTAAACATTTGATATCTACAGTGGGTAGAAATAGGAGAGAAACATGAATGCTTGAttttcatatgaatcaaaattgGATGGTTGCGTAATTGTTACAGAAACACTTCATATCCCATAAGGAGCAAAATTGATTTCCCCGGCTGATTTGAGGGCCACTTTGAGAGTATCTTTGTAATGTACAATTAAATTTGCTGAAAGATACCATCTTGTATGTATAGGTGAGTTCGGTTGAGATTGAACGCTTATGCAATGGGGTGGATAGCAGTATCTTGGAAACTGCTGCTATCGGGGTTCCGCCATCTGGAGGTGGCCCCGAGCAGTTGGTTGTAGCAGTTGTATTCAAGAATCCAAGCACCACAACGCAAGACTTGCACCAATTGAGGATCTCTTTCAATTCAGCTCTCCAAAAGAAACTGAACCCATTGTTCAGGGTActgattaattatttctattattcATAATGTTCTTGTTCTTAATTACCATAGAAAGTGTTTACTTTTGGTGTTTCTTCAAAATGAATGCTCCTTTTTATGTAGGTTTCTCGGGTTGTGTCACTACCATCTCTTCCAAGGACGGCATCAAACAAGGTTATGAGAAGGGTTTTGCGGCAGCAACTTTCTGAAAATAACCAAAGTTCTAAAATATGACAAAAACTATGTTAGCTTTGGTAATAATGTCCCAAGATGTGGCGGGAAATTTGTCACCTATGGAATTCATGCTTAAATAAGCACTCCATGTACCATTCATTATAAATCATAAAtcaatattaataaaagaaaacagtCATAGA is a window encoding:
- the LOC112782351 gene encoding probable acyl-activating enzyme 17, peroxisomal isoform X2, yielding MNISFSTPPECILRENLLGESSLSHPGGQWLPGASINPAKNCLVENAKRSLNDTAIIWRDENHDDLPVERMTFKELQEEVWLVAYALEALALEKGSAIAIDMPMHVKSVVIYLAIVLAGYVVVSIADSFAAGEISTRLNISNAKVIFTQDLIIRGDKSIPLYSRVVEAKSPLAVVIPTRGSEFSMELRNGDFSWHDFLDRANSLKGKEFVAVEQPGEAFTNILFSSGTTGEPKAIPWTNITPLKAAEDAWCHLDIRKGDVVSWPTNLGWMMGPWLVYASLINGASMALYNGSPLGSGFAKFVQDAKVTMLGVIPSIVRSWKSANSTSGYDWSTIRCFGSTGEASNVDEYLWLMGRALYKPVIEYCGGTEIGGGFITGSLLQPQSLAAFSTPAMCCSLFILDEEGHPIPQDVPGMGELALGPIMFGASITLLNADHYDVYFKGMPVYNGKVLRRHGDVFERTAKGYYHAHGRADDTMNLGGIKVSSVEIERLCNGVDSSILETAAIGVPPSGGGPEQLVVAVVFKNPSTTTQDLHQLRISFNSALQKKLNPLFRVSRVVSLPSLPRTASNKVMRRVLRQQLSENNQSSKI
- the LOC112782351 gene encoding probable acyl-activating enzyme 17, peroxisomal isoform X1, with product MAYKSLTSITVSDIESVGISTEVASAFHRRLKEIIATHGAGTPATWHNITNTILTPDLPFSFHQMLYYACYIDFGPDPPAWIPDPECALSTNVGQLLERRGKEFLGSAYKDPISSFSDFQKFSVSNPEVFWKNVLDEMNISFSTPPECILRENLLGESSLSHPGGQWLPGASINPAKNCLVENAKRSLNDTAIIWRDENHDDLPVERMTFKELQEEVWLVAYALEALALEKGSAIAIDMPMHVKSVVIYLAIVLAGYVVVSIADSFAAGEISTRLNISNAKVIFTQDLIIRGDKSIPLYSRVVEAKSPLAVVIPTRGSEFSMELRNGDFSWHDFLDRANSLKGKEFVAVEQPGEAFTNILFSSGTTGEPKAIPWTNITPLKAAEDAWCHLDIRKGDVVSWPTNLGWMMGPWLVYASLINGASMALYNGSPLGSGFAKFVQDAKVTMLGVIPSIVRSWKSANSTSGYDWSTIRCFGSTGEASNVDEYLWLMGRALYKPVIEYCGGTEIGGGFITGSLLQPQSLAAFSTPAMCCSLFILDEEGHPIPQDVPGMGELALGPIMFGASITLLNADHYDVYFKGMPVYNGKVLRRHGDVFERTAKGYYHAHGRADDTMNLGGIKVSSVEIERLCNGVDSSILETAAIGVPPSGGGPEQLVVAVVFKNPSTTTQDLHQLRISFNSALQKKLNPLFRVSRVVSLPSLPRTASNKVMRRVLRQQLSENNQSSKI